In Archocentrus centrarchus isolate MPI-CPG fArcCen1 chromosome 21, fArcCen1, whole genome shotgun sequence, the following are encoded in one genomic region:
- the LOC115800826 gene encoding lysophosphatidic acid phosphatase type 6-like, producing MRGLWGGAAVLGSASMAFASMLWSQQKTEPEKDATGCNSDTNSSSPYELKLVQILFRHGARTPLKSIPDVLEAQWVPELLEAPPHTDISYVVTNLQGGPRPSSPIEDSYRRSILTGGTFPGQLTTLGMQQLYELGKRLRRRYIEESAFLSSTFNPDEVYVRSTNIVRTIESAKCLVAGLFQQKQKEIVPILTTEAESEILYPNYHGCKLLKILGGHRWAESSTLPHIAADLQSIRSELGIAAHQNVDFILIRDDMVARETHGLPCPQVLCTWRDKVEQRAVDMMCHIFEPSKRENLQLSVGPLLQVLRDNIEEKLQGTSSEPSRKMLLYSAHDTTLIPCLLALGIFDMRWPPYAADLTLELHQNRKTNEAFVKVSYVGQDQLIPGCSAVYCPLQEFKQVLSAYSLSPEDYESRCNSTEGLTKP from the exons ATGAGGGGACTTTGGGGTGGAGCAGCTGTCTTAGGTTCAGCATCCATGGCGTTTGCCTCGATGCTGTGGTCACAGCAGAAGACTGAACCAGAAAAGGATGCTACTGGTTGCAACTCTGACACAAATTCCAGTTCCCCCTACGAGCTAAAACTGGTCCAGATCTTGTTCCGGCACGGCGCTCGAACGCCCCTCAAATCAATACCTGATGTATTGGAG GCCCAGTGGGTGCCAGAACTTTTGGAGGCTCCACCGCACACCGACATCAGTTATGTAGTGACAAATCTTCAAGGTGGACCCAGGCCCTCATCTCCTATAGAAGACAGCTATCGGAGAAGCATCCTTACC GGTGGCACATTCCCTGGTCAGCTGACCACACTGGGCATGCAGCAGCTGTATGAGCTGGGCAAAAGGCTAAGGAGGAGATACATTGAGGAGAGTGCCTTCCTTAGCTCCACATTTAACCCAGATGAGGTCTA CGTGCGCTCCACTAATATTGTGAGGACCATTGAGTCTGCCAAGTGCCTGGTTGCGGGGCTCttccagcaaaaacaaaaag AAATTGTGCCTATTTTAACAACGGAGGCAGAATCTGAAATTCTGTATCCTAACTATCACGGATGCAAGCTGCTCAAAATCCTTGGCGG CCACCGCTGGGCAGAGTCGTCCACTCTGCCACACATTGCAGCAGACCTGCAGAGCATCCGGAGCGAGCTGGGGATCGCTGCTCACCAGAATGTTGACTTCATCCTCATTAGGGATGACATGGTTGCCAGAGAG ACACACGGCCTTCCCTGCCCTCAAGTGTTGTGCACCTGGAGGGATAAAGTGGAACAAAGAGCCGTGGATATGATGTGCCATATCTTTGAGCCCAGCAAGAG AGAGAATTTGCAGCTGTCTGTGGGACCCCTCCTGCAGGTATTGAGAGATAACATTGAGGAGAAACTACAGGGCACCTCATCAGAGCCAAGCAG GAAGATGCTTTTGTACTCAGCACATGACACCACTCTGATTCCTTGTCTGTTGGCTCTGGGGATTTTTGATATGAGATGGCCACCGTATGCTGCTGATCTCACTCTGGAGCTGCACCAGAACCGGAAGACTAATGAGGCCTTTGTTAAAGTGTCATATGTAGGCCAG GATCAGCTCATACCGGGTTGTAGTGCAGTCTACTGCCCACTGCAGGAGTTCAAACAGGTCCTCTCAGCATACTCGTTGAGCCCCGAAGACTACGAGTCACGTTGTAACAGCACAGAAGGCTTGACCAAACCCTGA
- the LOC115800825 gene encoding B-cell CLL/lymphoma 9 protein-like: MCQHGEKAAEAVLTGYTENIIAFHMKNISNNKDKAHLLLNNTANVLRNDSKPPQQPPSHTQDQSHQPGSKPSLPGMAEPAPPQPSNQGSQSGVLPQEGSSSTGMESKNIPGSSPSNTTPPADQAPVTQAEAGLNPPTSGESGQGGGSGGAGLTPQQQQQQQQLAQELLNMEANTEGLSQEQLEHRQRSLQTLRDIQRMLFPDDRDAPPTGPPQSHGGPHDGGPDAAPRRPEQGPLQAMMAQSQSLGPPSGPGVPRPQGPPFGPPHGPRDMPPFPQDEMGPHMGGPGGCGDGDQMTPEQVAWLKLQQEFYEEKRKKQEMQHRPLAPDMMMHPHGPRGMMRGPPPPYQMGPGEIWGGPGGPPDHYPERMSMGPGPRGMPPHMQRMPGFSGMMNPEMEGPPRPGMGWPDDMPPRMGEARGFPGGPGGMFAGPGARGERFPNPQSVQEAMFHQGMGGDKGLPPGMMMDMQRMMGHQRSGMEPGNGMGMFPRMPGDGPMSPSSRLPGMGGREMGPVFGMGPGPGPGPHMHPSKLRDPPMNLSPDEMMRMRGGGGPMENMGPQGRPMQGPSFPC, from the exons ATGTGCCAACATGGAGAAAA GGCAGCTGAAGCAGTTCTTACTGGCTATACAGAAAACATCATCGCCTTCCACATGAAAAACATCTCCAACAACAAGGACAAAGCCCACCTCCTCTTG AACAATACAGCAAATGTCCTGCGAAATGACTCCAAGCCTCCCCAGCAACCTCCGTCTCACACCCAAGATCAGAGCCACCAGCCTGGATCCAAGCCATCCTTACCTGGCATGGCAGAGCCTGCCCCACCGCAGCCTTCGAATCAAGGGAGCCAATCTGGTGTTCTTCCGCAGGAAGGCTCATCCTCTACAGGCATGGAATCCAAAAATATTCCCGGCAGTAGCCCCAGTAACACTACACCCCCAGCTGACCAGGCCCCTGTCACCCAAGCAGAGGCAGGCCTCAACCCCCCAACGTCAGGTGAAAGTGGACAGGGTGGAGGATCTGGTGGAGCAGGTCTGACAccccaacaacagcagcagcagcagcagctggcccAGGAGCTGTTGAACATGGAGGCCAACACAGAGGGTCTTTCACAAGAACAGTTAGAACATCGGCAGCGCTCGCTGCAGACCTTGCGAGATATTCAGCGTATGCTCTTCCCTGATGACCGTGATGCCCCGCCAACTGGCCCGCCACAGTCCCATGGTGGACCCCATGATGGAGGCCCTGATGCTGCACCCCGGAGGCCTGAGCAGGGCCCCTTACAGGCTATGATGGCACAGTCTCAGAGCCTTGGACCACCAAGTGGGCCAGGAGTACCTCGTCCACAAGGTCCACCTTTTGGCCCACCCCATGGTCCGAGGGACATGCCCCCCTTTCCACAAGACGAAATGGGTCCGCACATGGGAGGTCCAGGTGGATGTGGAGATGGAGACCAGATGACCCCAGAACAGGTGGCGTGGTTGAAGCTGCAGCAGGAATTTTatgaagagaagaggaagaaacaaGAAATGCAACACCGGCCACTTGCTCCAGATATGATGATGCACCCCCATGGTCCACGTGGCATGATGCGAGGACCCCCACCTCCTTACCAGATGGGCCCAGGAGAGATATGGGGAGGACCTGGTGGGCCGCCAGATCACTATCCAGAGCGCATGAGCATGGGTCCTGGTCCCAGGGGTATGCCCCCACATATGCAGAGAATGCCTGGTTTCTCTGGTATGATGAATCCTGAGATGGAGGGCCCCCCGAGGCCTGGAATGGGGTGGCCTGATGATATGCCTCCTCGTATGGGAGAAGCACGGGGTTTCCCTGGAGGACCTGGGGGAATGTTTGCTGGTCCAGGAGCTCGTGGTGAGCGTTTCCCAAACCCTCAGTCAGTCCAAGAGGCAATGTTTCACCAAGGAATGGGTGGAGACAAGGGTCTCCCTCCTGGGATGATGATGGACATGCAAAGGATGATGGGACACCAAAGAAGTGGAATGGAACCAGGTAATGGCATGGGTATGTTTCCCAGAATGCCTGGCGATGGTCCTATGAGTCCATCGTCTAGGCTCCCAGGAATGGGGGGCCGAGAAATGGGGCCCGTGTTTGGCATGGGGCCTGGCCCTGGGCCAGGACCTCATATGCACCCTTCCAAACTACGAGATCCCCCCATGAATCTGAGTCCTGATGAGATGATGAGAATGAGAGGAGGTGGAGGGCCAATGGAGAACATGGGTCCACAAGGAAGGCCCATGCAGGGTCCTTCCTTCCCATGTTAG